One region of Prochlorococcus marinus str. GP2 genomic DNA includes:
- a CDS encoding DCC1-like thiol-disulfide oxidoreductase family protein, which translates to MTSNYTFIYDGECPFCNHFAELLEIKSKLNNIKILDGRKNLTLIKSLLAKGYDLDKGAILLKDEDIFHGADAINTICKQINNPSSSLLFLLSRVFKSNKRTNLIFPFLVRARRFALISKGISTSLV; encoded by the coding sequence ATGACTTCCAACTATACTTTTATTTATGATGGAGAATGCCCATTCTGCAATCATTTTGCTGAGCTCCTTGAGATCAAAAGCAAGTTAAATAATATTAAAATTCTTGATGGTCGTAAAAATTTAACTCTGATTAAATCCCTTCTAGCTAAAGGTTATGACCTAGATAAAGGAGCTATTCTCCTGAAAGATGAAGATATCTTTCATGGAGCAGATGCAATTAATACTATTTGCAAACAGATAAATAATCCCTCCAGTAGTTTACTTTTTTTACTTTCTAGAGTGTTTAAATCAAATAAACGAACAAATTTAATATTTCCTTTCCTAGTAAGAGCCAGAAGATTCGCTTTGATATCAAAAGGTATATCAACATCCCTGGTTTAA